GCCTCCCCAGCTTCCACCGAAGTTAGATCGATGAACAGCAGCCGTAGATCCGTGATTAGACGGCGGAGATCCAGTCGCCGCCCCTCTTTCAACCCCGTCATCGTTCTCCAAGGAGGCGCCGGCGAGGGAGAAGAGGGAGACGCGGCTAGGGATCGACGCGCTTTCGAGTTTTACTACGATGACGGATCCGGATCGGGCCTCAGACCGCTTCCGGATTCAGTATCCGATATCCTGATGGGATCCGGATTCGAGCGGTTGCTGGAGCAGCTGAGTCAAATCGAGGCGGCGGGGGGCGGAATCGGCAGATCCGGAAACCCGCCGGCGTCGAAATCGGCGATTGAGTCTTTGCCGAGAGTCGAAATCTCCGATTGCCATGTAACGGCGGAGGCGAATTGCGCGGTGTGCACGGAGGTTTTCGAGGGGGAGACGGAGGCGCGCGAGATGCCGTGTAAGCACATTTTTCACGAGGACTGCATCGTGCCGTGGCTCTCGATTCGGAACTCGTGCCCCGTCTGCAGATTCGAGATTCCTTCGGAGTCTAACCAACGGAGCAGCGAGGAGGGTGATAACGCCGTGGGGATGACGATATGGAGACTCCCCGGAGGGGGGTTTGCTGTCGGGAGGTTTAACGCGGCGATGAGAGATGGGGAGAGTGTGTTGCCTGTTGTGTTGACGGAGATGGATGGTGGTGGGCTTGGTGGGAACAGCGAGGGGCCTAGACGGATCTCGTGGGTTAGAGGTAACGGAGCGGTTGAATCAGATGGTAGTAACGGTGGTGGATCCGGGTCGGGAGGGAGGTTGAGACGGATGGTTCGTGGGATGGTGTCGCTGATGAGGAGAGTGAGACCAAACCGTGGGTCTAATTCCTCCTCTGCTGCTGTTTCAGCTTCGGACAGTGAAGTGGAATCTAGAGTTATGGATCGGTCTAATTCAGTGCTGAGGAGATACTTTGGGCGAAACAGAAGTAACAGAGGTTCTTCGGTTCTGCATTGATATATAATGGTTTGTTTTGTTCATTATTCAAGAGTGTATATATAAGAGTTCAGAAGAAAGATTGCAACTCAAGTTTTATATTTAAAATTCGATTGATTCTTCGTATGTTACATTACATCAAAATTTCTCAATGATCGATCATTCAAGTTTTCATATTTTTGTTTAGCTTTAGCTTTTGTCTCCTCGAAAGTTTCGTCGAGATTTTGGCTGTTTTGGTTTCCGAGAAAGTAAAAAAGAATGCTTGTCCTTTCAGCTTTATTTTTCCTCGGATGCTGAGAGACTTAATAGTGGGCCTAGCTGAGAAATGAGCATTGATGGTTAAGTTGCCAAATTTGAATTCAAATTCAACTTTAAGTCACCTTTTTCATTCGTACCTCGACCGTGCCGTTCTATTTGGGTTCCGAACGGTTGACCAGGTCAAAACTGTCTAGTTCAAAAACTTAACTATGACAAATCAGTAAAAGTGTGTTTGTATGTGAGAGACATCATTCATTTAATCATCAGATACAGACGACATTCACTAATGTTCGGTCCCACTCACTACTGACCAACCTTCTCAATCTCAATCTCAATCTCATCCTCATTTTGCTTTTTTCTTATTCTAAGCAAACACCAAATATCTTCCAGCTAATACCGAACTGTAAGTTTGTAACCGTGGAGCATACGGTGCTGACGAATAGACAAGGACCAAGGATCTCAGTAGCAAGCTTTTAGCTCAAGTAAACGTCCCAATTTCCAGATACATAGATATAGACCATACAAGAATTAATACACAAGGATCCTTTGAGAAAGGTCTCGGTGGTGAACATCTCATCTCTTGGATTTTAGCATATGGAAGCAAAACCACAGCGAAGTAATTTGTGTGAAACTACTCTGTTCTTGGCTCTTGCAATCGTTAAACCATGTAGCAAATATAAAAAGAATAGTGTCTATGTAGTGTGCGTATTATGTGTTGAGCTAGTCTGTATTTTGGATCTTTATACTTTAGCCATATGTAACAGACTACATCTCAGTGATTTGATCCAAAGATTAAACTTTATTTTCTTACTACCTCTTCAGCTCATATCTGAGAACTGAGACAACGAAGATTTTTTTTTCGTGGTATACCACAACAGTTTTGAATTTGCTTACTTGGATACGATAACGAGTTTAGAGCATCTCCAAATGACACTTTAACTTCAAATATGAAGTTTTTTACTGTCCAAAAAGAAAATTCTTTAAAATTTCAAATTTGAAGTTTTGAAGAGTGAAACTCTATATTCGAAGTTTCACTACTCAAAACTTCAAATTTGTAGATTCATATTTTTATTTGCATTTTGGTCCCTATAATCACACATTACCTTTATGATTCATAAATATTTTCTTGTTTATCGTTTTAATCCTTAAAAAGTTATATCTCATATATATTTTAATTTTTGTTTACATAATTTAAATTTTACACATAAAATTAAATAAAACTTTAAAATAAGATTTAAAATATTTTAAACTAGATTTAGACAACAATAATATACAAAAGAAACTTAACAAAAAAGATTTTTTAAAATTACATGAAGACATAACTAGTACACAAATTTAAATATTACAACAACACTAATAGTCAGGTAAGTTTGATCCGGAACCTTCAAAATTTTCAAATATTGTCCAAATTTTTTTGTGCAACTGAAAATGGTTGTTGTTATTGTTTTTGGTGTATTTTTTGTACAATTCTTTAATGTTCATATCAAATATATTCACGAGTATTAATATCATCAAAAAGAAATTAGTTTTTTAGCAATATTTTATGTTTCTCTTTTACTTTCTTGTTCCGATCTTATGTATTTACAAGTATCAATATCACCCGATTTCAACAATTTTTAGCTTGTAATCTACAAAGTAAAAATGAGGAGAGCCATTTTACTTCGAAATGCACTAATAGATCATATATGCATTACGAAAATCATTTTATTGAATAATATGATATTTAGTTTGAAGTTTAATATTAATTAAGTTATTTTTATTTAAATTTTTAAATTTTTATAGAATATTTTATAGAATATATGTTTATATATGTGTTAGTTATTTATAAAAGTTTTATGAATTCAAATTAGTTATGACAAATATAAGGTTCATATTATAAAATACAAATAGTTTTGAAATTAAGTTGGAATTTTTTTTTTTAGAGAAGAACACTTTTAAACTTCAAATATAAAGTTTTGCAAACTTCAAAATAAAGTTTTTTTTGGAGATGCACTACAAGAAAACAGCGGTATTCTGACGGACATTCCGACGGAAAATGAAATCCTCGGAATATACCGAGGAATTTCCGAGGAAATTCCGAGGAAACACAAAATTGGGGTTCCTCAGAATTTCCTCGGAATATACCGACGGAATTCCGAGGAAACCTCAGTCCGTCGGAATATTCCGAGGAAATTCCGAGGAACAATGTGTTCCTCGGAAAAAACCGATGAATTCCGAGGAAATATTATAGCCGTTGGGGGATTTTACAAAATTCCGAGGAAATTCCGACGAACTAGCCTTTTCCGTCGGAATTCCGTCGGAATTTCCTCGGTATGTCGGCAGGATTTAAACTATAAATACGAGCACTCCTCTTCCTCTTCTTTCACTCCATATCTTCATCCTCCCTCTTACTCTATTTACACACGAATTTGATTCATAAAAAATATGTCTTCTTCAAACTATTTTCGTTCTTGGATCGATCGACCTCATTTGGATCTGAACACGAGATTGCTTACGGAAGAATACCAACGAGGTATAACCGAATTCATGGGGTTAGTTCACCGACAACNNNNNNNNNNNNNNNNNNNNNNNNNNNNNNNNNNNNNNNNNNNNNNNNNNNNNNNNNNNNNNNNNNNNNNNNNNNNNNNNNNNNNNNNNNNNNNNNNNNNNNNNNNNNNNNNNNNNNNNNNNNNNNNNNNNNNNNNNNNNNNNNNNNNNNNNNNNNNNNNNNNNNNNNNNNNNNNNNNNNNNNNNNNNNNNNNNNNNNNNNNNNNNNNNNNNNNNNNNNNNNNNNNNNNNNNNNNNNNNNNNNNNNNNNNNNNNNNNNNNNNNNNN
This genomic interval from Brassica oleracea var. oleracea cultivar TO1000 chromosome C2, BOL, whole genome shotgun sequence contains the following:
- the LOC106327877 gene encoding E3 ubiquitin-protein ligase RING1-like, giving the protein MPSTPPTTPITTSYWCYSCTRFVSVWAEQGTTNGLACPHCDGGFIEQVTDSSTAAAELASPASTEVRSMNSSRRSVIRRRRSSRRPSFNPVIVLQGGAGEGEEGDAARDRRAFEFYYDDGSGSGLRPLPDSVSDILMGSGFERLLEQLSQIEAAGGGIGRSGNPPASKSAIESLPRVEISDCHVTAEANCAVCTEVFEGETEAREMPCKHIFHEDCIVPWLSIRNSCPVCRFEIPSESNQRSSEEGDNAVGMTIWRLPGGGFAVGRFNAAMRDGESVLPVVLTEMDGGGLGGNSEGPRRISWVRGNGAVESDGSNGGGSGSGGRLRRMVRGMVSLMRRVRPNRGSNSSSAAVSASDSEVESRVMDRSNSVLRRYFGRNRSNRGSSVLH